The sequence below is a genomic window from Desulfobulbus oligotrophicus.
ACGGCGACAAATGGCTGTTCAAGCCCATTGGCCGCAAGGACGATGAGTTCATCGCCTTCGGAGAGGAAGCCGCCTACAAGATCGGCCGCCTGATCGACCCCCATTCCATCGAGGTGCGCACCATCCAGTTGAACGGCCGCACCGGCTCCATCCAGAAATGGCGTACCGATCTGCGGGACGACTTCGATTTTCGCAACATTCTGCCCCAGGATCTGACCACCATCGAACTGGAGCAGATTCAGCGCGAGCATGTGGTCGACTGGCTGATCGCCAACCACGATGGACATTCCAAGCAGTTCATCCGAGCCCGGGACGGTCGCGTCTACGGCATCGACAAAGGCCAGGCCTTCAAGTTTCTGGGCCAGGACAAGCTCTCGCTCGACTATCACCCCAACGGCGTCTGCGGCGAGGAAGAGCCGTTTTACAACAAGGTCTTCCGGGCGGCCAAGGAAGGGAAGGTACGGGTCGATCCGAACGCGACCCTGCGCTACATCCAGGAAGTCGAAAAGATCGCCGACGAGGATTACCTCGATCTGTTGCGGCCCTACGCCGAGGGACGGTTCGCCAAGGACCCTGCCGGGCTGCGGCATTTCTACGATCAGGCCCTGGAGCGGAAACACAACCTCCGGCGGGACTTCGAGGGTTATTACGCCGATGTGCTGGGGGATCGGGGCTTCCGTTTCGACAAGCTGAGCGCCGCCACCGGCAAGAAAAAGCTGCTCTCCTCCGCCGAGGAAGCCCTGATCGAGGAGGCCCGCAAACTCGGCTGGCAGGGCAAGACCCTGCCCTTCGACAGTGGCGACGTGGAGGACCAGAACGCGCTGATCTTCACCGAGAGCTTCAAGGGGAAGAAGCGCACCGTGGTCAAGATGAAGATCCGGCCGGACACCGACCGCCGCATCGACGAGGTGCTGCGCAGGTATGTGCAGACGGCTGCCGGGGAAAAGGGACAACCGCTGGTCGAAGACAGCTTCTTTCCGACGATTCTGGATGCCGTAAAAAACGTCAATTTCCACGTGGGCGACGGCAAGTACAACCGGACCAAGATCGACAAGGCCCTGCGCCTGCGCAAGAAACTGGAAACCCTGCAAAAGAGCACCGACCCCAAGGTCAAGGAGATGGCGGACCACTATCTGAAATGGGTCAAGGAGATCGAAGAGTCCGTCGACTGGGACCGGGCCACCAACGGCGTATTCGAGCAGTACCTGCCCAATCTCGACGCGCAGAAACCCAAGGAGAAACCGCCGTTCAAGGTGGAACGCGGCAAGGTGACCCACACCAAGCGCAGGATCGGTTCCGGCACCATTACCGTCGAGGCCGACGACATCGACAACCGGACGCTGTTCAATCAAAACTCCCGCATGCAGGACGGGCACCAGTACACCGTCACCTTCGAGGACGGCACCCGGGTCCGCTATCGCCCCTGGTCGGACACCAACCTCTATGCCCAGCGCGGCGAGCTGGAAATGATCCTGGACGGCGACGCTACCCCCGGACGGGTCGAGGCGATGCTGGAAAAGCTCGAACAGCTTGGGATCGATACCCGGGTGGCCACGGCGGAAAACGCGGAGCAGATGTACCTCGAAAAGCTCGCCTACATCCGCAAGACCGACAAGAGCGCCGATTACAAACGGCTGCAGAAATCCCTCGACGACCGCAACGCCACCACCACCGAGCGAGTCCAGGCCCTGCGCGGCTATTGGCAAAAGGAGCTGGGCGTCCAGGACATCACCCAACTTTCCGGATACAACCCGCTGGGCGAATATCAGGCGGGCTTTCTGGACCGCGACGCCAAGGGCGGATACCGGCACCAGTTCCGGTTCGACATCACCGAGGATGACCTGGAAAAACAGATGAAGGGCTATTCGCTGGTCCACGATCTGACCAACGGTGAGAGCATGTCCGGCTTCATCGACTTGATCATGGAGAACAACGGAGCCATGGTCAGCACGGTCGAGAAGATGCGCATGGGCGTGGCTCCGGGCGGAATGTCCCCGGTGGCCGACATGCAGACCGGCGGCGCGAGCTATTTCTTCACCCGGATCAAGAAGCAACCGGCCAGCGACGCCTCACCGGCCCTCTATTTCAAGAAACAGATGCTGCGGCGCATGGACGCCATCAGCTACAACCATGACGCCTACGGCAAGGTGATTGACGATTACGTGCAGCGCAACCGGGGAGCCAGCATCGACGACTGGAAGCGGTTCTCGCAACGCCATGGCAACGAAACCATCTTCAAATACTCGGTGACGCTGCTGGACAACATCGAGTTCATCGTGGCCAGAAGCGACAACGAACGCCGGGAGATCATCCAGAGTTTCACTCGGCGCGGCATCAAGAAACTGCCCGACGGGCGCAAGGTGGAGGACATTGTCCATACCCCGCAAAGCTGGAGCAAACGCAAACAATGACCATGAAGGACTTTATCGAACAGGAGAAACGACGGCTGCAGGAAGCGCTGCACTGGTTCAACAACCGGGGCAGTCGCATGACCGTCAGAGAATCCGGGGATCTCTTTCTGGACGCCCTGGTGGACAGCTTCACCGTCACCCGGATCGCTCCCCATTTCGACACCGCTGGAAACCATCTGCGCACCGATTTCTGGCTGTTGTGGAAGGCGCTCGGTTACGACGA
It includes:
- a CDS encoding minor capsid protein, yielding MPSDLKQRIQAATLKSLTARNRYNDQVTAQLTQALKQAEDEVARAILQYRSLGSLPDNKLAALKGLEKLQLELDDTMKRLKREQTLVFRKTTKDSFKLGIQQGIGELADAALPFYADLKPEGIDKLATKVFTIVDTNALDFMAQYNLTLAGDVHRELADGIKRTILNGVATGKGADDIVRDMGKVIVDKDSFRQAGSRVFSKAQYRMEMIARTEVLRAHNMGRLKFHERVGIQKLEWLAMEDERMCPVCGGLDGKTFPIDKFPQQPAHPHCRCTNIVAWPMTVCGSEMAAKAAAQASQGDACILPPHVLEGMAEAQAKENAKLKSAFENGDIADLGSLTVKQLQTLAKQNGVAIARTKADFIKLLDLAEPGIDHGDLAGAALSAKLKEHKIGLLRTKEELVELLGLKQAELKQAKLLAAQMAKIPPAEGLEGMTAQQLKEMAKENGISLNMTKQETIELLDKLEPGVDHSGLMGKELSAAKQKHGIGILKNKQQLVEALQKKAGADMAESVKKKAVDEAKQKLILKQKTALEDAAKAVAVPDTPTGYKDFLDAIAKAEQAVSGGTDLPQDLLAAHSKEIALKKQLFQDQVGKLKSTELKTLAKETKVQYWQWANKDELTTLFTETDPAKIKAVQASIDTKHAAWAEKHGGKKKTAPAKPATPKPAPQPSPVKPPEPKIVKKGAEFTTVDTAWQQKGLPSKFKKTGKAAVGGAHEKEFWTDENGDKWLFKPIGRKDDEFIAFGEEAAYKIGRLIDPHSIEVRTIQLNGRTGSIQKWRTDLRDDFDFRNILPQDLTTIELEQIQREHVVDWLIANHDGHSKQFIRARDGRVYGIDKGQAFKFLGQDKLSLDYHPNGVCGEEEPFYNKVFRAAKEGKVRVDPNATLRYIQEVEKIADEDYLDLLRPYAEGRFAKDPAGLRHFYDQALERKHNLRRDFEGYYADVLGDRGFRFDKLSAATGKKKLLSSAEEALIEEARKLGWQGKTLPFDSGDVEDQNALIFTESFKGKKRTVVKMKIRPDTDRRIDEVLRRYVQTAAGEKGQPLVEDSFFPTILDAVKNVNFHVGDGKYNRTKIDKALRLRKKLETLQKSTDPKVKEMADHYLKWVKEIEESVDWDRATNGVFEQYLPNLDAQKPKEKPPFKVERGKVTHTKRRIGSGTITVEADDIDNRTLFNQNSRMQDGHQYTVTFEDGTRVRYRPWSDTNLYAQRGELEMILDGDATPGRVEAMLEKLEQLGIDTRVATAENAEQMYLEKLAYIRKTDKSADYKRLQKSLDDRNATTTERVQALRGYWQKELGVQDITQLSGYNPLGEYQAGFLDRDAKGGYRHQFRFDITEDDLEKQMKGYSLVHDLTNGESMSGFIDLIMENNGAMVSTVEKMRMGVAPGGMSPVADMQTGGASYFFTRIKKQPASDASPALYFKKQMLRRMDAISYNHDAYGKVIDDYVQRNRGASIDDWKRFSQRHGNETIFKYSVTLLDNIEFIVARSDNERREIIQSFTRRGIKKLPDGRKVEDIVHTPQSWSKRKQ